The following is a genomic window from Haloarcula sp. DT43.
CCCGGGCCCACTACATGTTCAATGACTGATTCGACCACCGAGGTTGTCCGCCTGTTCGGTGGGCCCGGTAGCGGGAAGACGACGGCGCTGCTCGACCGCGTGGACGAACTGCTGGAAGACGACGACGTGGACTTCCGCGACGTGCTGGTCGTCTCGTACACGCGTGCGGCGGCCGCCGAGATACGCGAGCGCCTCGCCGAGCGCCTCGGCCTGTCCCCGCGGGCGCTCCGGGGCAACGTCTGTACGATGCACGCGAAGGCCTACGAACTGCTGAACCTCTCGCGTGGCGACGTCGTCGGCGAGGACGACAAGGAGGCCTTCTGCGAGGAGTTCGGCATCGACTACGAGGACGAGTACGAGGGCTCGCGCCGCCGCTCGGCCCGCTCGACCACTCTCGGGAACAAGATTATCGCGACCAGTCAGTGGCTCCAGCGGACCCGCCGGGACGTGGCCGACTGGTACGACGTCCCCTTCAAGTGGGACGACGAGGAGGTCCGGCTCCCGCCGGAAATCGACGACAACGCCCAGACCGGCAACAAGTACACCCCGACCTGGCCGACCGACGACGACCGCGTCGACGTGCCGAGCGTCATCCGTGGCTGGCGCACCTACAAGGGCGAGAACGACCTGACCGGCTTCGCCGACATGCTCGAACGGGTCGCCCAGCGCTCGCTGCTGCCCAACGTCGACTACCTCATCATCGACGAGTTCCAGGACATCACGACCCTGCAGTACGACGTCTACCAGGAGTGGAAGCCCCACATGGAGCGGGTGCTCATCGCCGGCGACGACGACCAGGTCGTCTACGCCTGGCAGGGCGCGGACCCCGACCTCCTGCTGGAAGAAGACGTGACCCAGGACGAGGTGTTGCCCAACTCCTACCGGCTCCCCTCGCGCATCCTGAACGTCGTCAACCGCGAGGTCCGCCACATCGAGAAGCGCCAGGAGAAGGACCTCAACCCCCGCAAGGAGGGCGGCCGCGTCGAGGCGGTCCAGAACCCCTCGATGTTCGACCTCTCGCGCAACGTCACCCGGACCATCGAGCAGTCCGACGAGACGGTGATGGTCCTGTTCCGGGCGCGCTACCAGATGTTCCAGTTCATCGACGAGTTCATCGACAACGGGATTCCCTTCTCCTGTCTCACCGACCAGCGGATGTGGACCGACCGGCTCACCCAGTACGTCAACGGGCTCGAAGCCGTCGAGGCCGACGAGCCGCTCACGGTGCTCGAGGCCCGCCGGCTGGCCGACATGCTCGTCGACTCCGCGTTCGGGACCGGCGAGCGCGACGACCTCTTCGACGCGCTCGAAGAGATAGACGAGGCCCACGAGGACCAGGACATCGCCGACATCGAAATCGAACCCGACGTGGTCCGGGAACACGTCCCCTTCCTCCCCGACGCCGCCTCCGCGGGCGACATGCTCCGGAAGGTGACCAACTTCCAGGAGCGGACCGTCGACGCCTACTTCACCGGCGACTACACCGGGATGGACGCCGACCGCGTCCGCGTCGGCACCATCCACTCCGCGAAGGGCCGCGAGGCCGACCACGTGTTCGTCGCCACGGACCTCACGGAGAAGGTGGTCGAGCAGATGGCCGCGACGGTCGACCAGCAGGGCATCGAAGTGCCCGGCGTCGACGAGTTCACCAAACACACGAGTCCCGTGCCGACGCTGACCGACAACGAACGCCGCGTGTTCTACGTCGGGATGTCACGCGCCCGGGAGCGACTCGTTCTGCTGGAGAACCTCGTCGACGGCGCGCCGACCCTGCCCATCGACGTGTTGCTGGAAAACGAGCCCAGCGACCGCTCCATCGACGAACTGCTCGACGAGGCCGGCGAGACCATCGCCGCCGACTGAGCCGGTCACCGCCTTCCCGTCGCCGCGGCGTTCGTCGCCGAGGTGCCGGTACCGCCAGCCGCGGAACCACTCGGTGTCGAAGTGTTCCAGCAGGTCCGCGGGGTCGGCGTCGAACAGCGACCCCCGTCTCTCGGCGTACGTAGTGTTCGTTGACATGACACCAAATATTCTGCTGGCGCGTGGCGACTGTCAGAGAGCATTAGTGACCGGCTACCGTAGTGCCGGTATGGTCGACCGCCCGCTCAAACAACGGTTCGTCCTCGACACGTCGCTGTTTCTCACCCCCGAAATCAGGAGCGGCGACGAGGACCTGGAGGCGGCCTGCCTGGAACTGCTCGTTCTCATCTCGGAGGCGAAACTGGTCCACAACATCTCCTGTTACATGCCGCCGTCGATACAGGCGGAACTGACGACGATGCTCGAAGACCGAGCCATCAGTGACGAGGTGCTGACGAAACTGGACACGTGGGTCATCACGAAGTCCCCGGCCCACCACGAGGTACGGATTCCGGCGGACCTCGTCTACGAGTTCATCGACGAGATGTCGGAGCGGGTAGACCGCGGCCTTCGCGTCTCCGAGAAGGCCGTGCGGAAAGCCGAGGAATCGCGGGCCGAAACGGTCGAGGAACACGACCACATGACGGAGGTGGACAAGGTCATCTCGGACCTGCGCGACGAGTACCGGGACACGCTCCGGCAGGGCGTGCTCGACTCCCGCGAGGACTTCGACCTCCTGATACTCGCACAGGAACTGGACGCCGGCGTCGTCACGGAGGACCAGGGCATCATCAACTGGGCCGAGGACTTCGGACTGCGGTATCTCAAGGGGCGGAACTTCCCGTCGCTTCTCAGGGAGTACCTCGCGGCCGACGACCCGGACCGCTGGCGCGACGAGACTTAGTCGTCGTCACGGTCTGGCGATTGTCCGCCGGGGAGCGCGTTGCGCGCCCGCCCGGCGATTGCGCCGGGGATGTCCGTCGGGGAGGGAGCGACCCACTCGATGACCAGTAAGGCGACGGCTAACCCGAGAAAGACCGCGCCGACCGCCGTCTGGCCGCGGGCGACGTTGTCGACGCCGAGGAGGGTGACCCGCGCGGCGAGTACGACCGCGACCATCAGCTCGATTGTCCCGATGAGTCCCCGTGCCATCGGTCGCTGTAGACGGTGCCCGAACAAAAGCGTCGCGGCCCCGCGGTGGTCGCTGTCGGGGAACGTTCAAGTCGCCGCCGGCTGAACGTCGTCGGTATGCACGTCGGTATCGTCTCGGACACGCACGACAACACGTCGCTGGTCGAGGCCGCAGTCGAGACGTTCGCGGACGCGGGCTGTGAGACGGTCGTCCACTGCGGCGACTTCGTGGCCCCGTTCTCGGTGACGCCGTTCGACCGCGACTGGTCGTTCTACGCCGTCCGCGGCAACAACGACGGCGAGTGGGCGGTCCAATCGACGGTCGAGGACTTTGGCACGTACTTCGGCGAGATGGGCGAGCTGACCGTCGACGGACACGACATCGCGGTGTATCACGGCACCAGCGGCGAACTCGTCGACGCGCTGGTCGAGTGTGGCAGCTACGACTACGTGCTCCACGGGCACACCCACGAACGCGGCCACGAGGAGCGCGGGGGGACGGAGCGAATCAATCCCGGTGGTATCTCGATTCCGCCGGCACCGGGGCCGTTCTCCGTCGCGACGCTCTCGACGGACACCGGCGAAATCGAGTTCCACGAACTGGAGTGAGAATCAGTCGTCGGCGTGACTGTCGACGCGCTGTGGGCTGCCGTCGTGTTCGACGAGTCCGCGGCCGACGCCGAGAGCTTCGTCGGTGCGGCGGATGCTCTTCTCGGCGCTCGCGGTCCGCCCGGAGAGCGCGCGGACGGCGTCGATGTTCTCGGGCACCACGTCGGCTTCCTGGTGGATGGCCTGGAACAGGTAGAGGTCCCGGCCCTCGACCGTGATGGACTCGGCCCAGATGCAGTTCTCCCACACGTCGCCGCGCGGGCGGCCGGCGTCGCGGGTGTACTCCTTGAGCTTCCCCGCGCCGTCGATGCCGAGCGTCTCAGGGATGAGAAACAGGCGCGACTCGTCGGCGAGCAGGGACGTGACTTCCTCCGTCGTGGGCTCGCTCTCCAGCGTGACGTTGACGCTGTGGGTGTGCATCTGCGTCGTCGGGACCTTCATCCCCATCGTGTCGATGTCGAGGTCGGGGAAAATCGTCTGGACGTCGGGACCGTGGTGGGAGGGGATTTCGACGGGGTCCGGCAGCGTGTCGTTGATGGGGCCGCGACCGGTCTGGCCCGGGTCGGCACCGCGCCGGACCAGCGTCACGCGCGATTTCTCGACGCCGTAGGATTCCTTCAGCGGCGAGAGCAGTCGTGAGAGGCCGGTCGTGTTACATGAGACGACGCGAGCGGTGTCCGCGCCGACCGCCTGTTCGTAGTTGGCGCGAGCGTTGAAGCTCACGTCCGCCACGTCGGGGTCCTCCCCACCCTGGAAGATGGCTGGCGTGTCGTGTTCGGCGTACAGCGGCGCGTTGGCCGCGCCGATGCCGCCCGGTGTGGTGTCGACGACCACGTCGCTCGTCTCGATGAGGTCGTGGACTGTGCCGGCCGTCGCGAGGTCAGCGTCGTCGAACGGTTCGCGCCCGTCCGCGGCGTAAAGGTCGTAGCCGCGGTCGTCCGCGATAGTTGCCTCGAAGTTCGGCGAGCGCTTCGCTACGCCCGCAACTGTCATATCTGGCTGGACACGCACCGCGTCAGCGACGCGTTTCCCGATGGTGCCGAAGCCGTTGATGCCCACGTGGAGCATGGATGTCCATATCTCCGGGGAGAGTATATTCTTTGTGATTAAAATTTGGAGAAATTAACTCAGATAGTTGTACCTCTGCTGTTTGTGAACTTTTAACATAAAACGTCCGAAATCGCTGAGATATCGCGCGGTTTGGCGGCGGGCTATCAAGAGTTATTCGGTCGGAGAGCACAGCAACGGTATGGACAACTCGTCGCTTCGCGCCCCCGCAGAGACCGCCGTCAAACAGTGTCTGAACCTCCAGCCCGACGAATCCTGCGCGGTAATCACCGACGACCTGCGGAAAGCCATCGGGGAGGCGCTGTACCGCGTCGCCGCCGAGGTTACCGACGACGCGGTCTTCGTTCGCTACCCGCCGGGTGAGCAACACGGCGTGGAGCCGCCCGCGCCGGTCGCCGGCGCGATGGCGACCGCCGACGTGGTGCTCGCGCCGACGACCAAGAGCCTGAGCCACACCCAGGCCCGGACCGACGCCAACGACGCCGGCGCTCGGGTCGCAACGCTGCCCGGCATCAGCGAGGGCGTGTTCCTGATGGGGTTAGACGCCGACTACCACCGCATCGAACAGCACTGCGAGGACGTGCTGGCCCAGATCGAAGCCGCCGCGGAAATCCGGGTCACCTCGCCACAGGGCACCGACATCACCTTCGGCGTCGGCGACCGCGAGTGGCACATGGACACCGGTATCGTCCACGAACCCGGCGAGATGTCGAACCTCCCCGCCGGCGAGGTGTTCCTCGCCCCGGAGACGGCCGACGGCACGTTCGTCGTCGACGGGACGATGCGTCCCCACGGCAAACTCGACGGCAAACGGCTCACGTTCGACGTCGAGGACGGCTACGTCACGGACATCGACGACCCCGACATCCGCACCGAGGTCGAGGAGGCCGCCGAGGAGGTCGGGCGCGACGCCTACAACCTCGCCGAACTCGGCATCGGCACGAACGTCGCCGTGACCGAACTCGTCGGCTCCGTCCTGCTGGACGAGAAGGCCGGCGGGACGGTCCACATCGCCATCGGCGACGACCACGCGATGGGCGGGGACGTCCACGCGCCGATTCACCTGGACGGGATTCTGACGGAACCGACCGTGTACGCGGATGGGGAGGTCGTGGACCTCCCACGAGCGAACGGCGACTGACGGGAGCCGTGAGCTGGCGAGGAAGTGAAACTTCCCCGGGTAGAGTGAGCGGTCAGGCCGCGACGGTCGCGCGGACGACGACCGCCTCGCTATGCGTGTACGCGCTCTCCGTTCGCGGCGTAGACGACGATGAGCACCGCCCAGACGAGCGACCCGGCGAGGACGAGGTCGAACGGCACCGCGTAGCCGAGGTTCCACGCGAGGACGAGCCCGTGTACTGTGGCCATGAACGCCATCGTTGCGACGGTGATAGTGGTCCCCACCTGTGGGACATCGGGCGGGTCGTAGCGGAACGCTCCCTTCAGCACCACGAGCGTTGCGACCATCAGCGCCGGCAGCAGCGCGACGATGCAGGCGCTCGCTATCTCGGCGCGGTTCTTCCGGGGACCCCGGCAGTTGTTCCGTCGGTTCAATAAGTTCTGTGTGGCCGTGCGGGTGAGAACCACGAGCAGCGGCGTGGCGACGACCATTTACGGGAGCGCGGTCAACTCCGGTGTATGACAGACGCTACACCGGGCGACCGCATCGCCCTCCCGTGTCCGGCCTGTTCGCCGGACCTGGAAACGGTTCACGAGGTGCTGAAGCCGGGCGGCCACGTGACGGTCCGCTGTACGGACTGTGACCACGTCCACAAGGAGCAACTGCCCGACGAGGAGACGCTGGAGCGAAGCGTCGTCGTCTCCCAGGACGGGGACTCCTTCACCGCGGAGGTCGACGTCCCGGCCGGCGAGGAGCTGTCCGTCGGCGAGGAGTTCCTGCTGGAGACGGAGGAAGCCGTCGTGACCGCGCGCATCACCAGCCTGGAGACCGCGGACGGCCGCGAGGACGAGGCGGTCGCCGACGACGTCCAGACCATCTGGTCGCGCGCGGTCGGGAACGTCGCGGTCAACGTGACGATGCACCCGAAAGACGGGACCCACGACGAGACGGAGAGCTTCAAGCTCCACGTCCCCGGCGACTACGAGTTCGTCGTCGGCGAGACCGAGGAGTTCGGCGAGGAGGAGTTCACTGTCGAGGGGATTCACGTCCGCGACGACGCCCACGGCTACGACCACCAGAACATGGACCACGACGGCGACATGGGTATCGCCAAGGACATCAACCGGCTGTACGTCAGGGACGAGTCGACCACGGCGTGGTCAGCGTGGTAGGATGGTCGACTGGGATCGACAGCGGTCGCGGCTGGCCGACCGCTTGCGCTCGCGCGTCTCCGACGAGGCCGTCCTCGCGGCGATAAGGTCCGTTCCGCGCCACCTGTTCGTCCCGGACGAGGAGCGACACAGCGCCTATGCCGACCGCCCCCTCCCCATCGGGTCGGGCCAGACGATTTCTGCGCCGCACATGGTCGCACTCATGGCCGAGTTGCTCGACCTGTCCCCGGGCGACCGGGTGCTCGAAATCGGGACCGGCTGTGGCTACCACGCCGCGGTGACCGCCGAACTGGTCGGTCCCGAGAACGTCTACAGCGTGGAGTACCACGCGCCGCTGGCCGACGCGGCCCGCGAGACGCTGGCGGCGACCGGCTACGGCGAGGTTTCGGTGCGAGTCGGCGACGGCAAGCACGGGTGGTCCGAGTACGCGCCCTACGACCGTACGTACCTGGCCTGCGCCGCCCCGGAGTTCCCCGGCCCGCTCGTCGACCAGACCCGCGACGGCGGCGTCCTCCTGGCTCCGCTGGGCGACGGCCGACAGCGCCTTGTCCGGGCGACAAAGCGGGCCGACGGCACGCTCGACAGGGCCGACCACGGCGGCGTCCGGTTCGTCCCGCTGCAGTAGGTTTTCGAGGGACGTGGCCGGTGTCGCGCCATTGATATAGTTCCGGCCGAAAATACTGGTATGGACCCGGCGGTACTGCGGGACGACATGGTCGACAGCCTGCAACACGACAGCAAGGGTGTCGTCCGGAGCGCGTGGCTGTCGACAGCGATGCGTGCCGTCCCCCGCGAGGCCTTTGTCGGCGAGCAACAGGCCTACTCCGACCGTCCGTTCGAACGCCTCGGCACGCGCGTGCTCTCGCCCAGCACCGCCGGCCGAGTGCTGGAGGCCCTGTCGCCCGAGGAAGACGACGACGTACTCGTGGTCGGTGCCGGCGTCGGCTACACGGCCGCAGTGCTGGCGGAACACGTCGGCGCGGCCAACGTACAGGCGATAGACATCACGCGGCGGCTCGTCGTCGAAGCGCGCCAGAACCTGGCGAAAGCGGGCTACGACGCCGTCCTCGTGGACCGTCGCGACGGGGACGACGGGCTGCCCGAGTACGCGCCCTACGACCGCATTCTGCTGGAAGCCGCCGCAATCGACCCGCCCAGGGCACTCCTCCAGCAACTGACCGACGACGGGCGGCTGGTGATGCCGCTGGGCACCGGCGAGCAGTCGCTGGCCGTCGTCGACGCCGACGGGTCGGTCGAACGACACGGCACCGTCGCCTTCCAGCCGATGCTCGTCGAGGGCGAGCAGGCAGACACCGTCGAGCGAAACCGGACTCACCGCGAGGACCGCGAGCACGCCCGGCGGGCAGCCCAGTCCCGCGCCGGCTGGGAGCAGGAGTGGATAGACTGGGACGGCTAGGGCGACCTGACGACGAGCAGATCGGTGTTCGAGCGCGCGTCCTCGTAGCTACTGCCCGCCGGCGGTTTCACCTCGAACGTGACCGTGCCGTCCTGTTGGTTCGGCCCGAGCGACGGCGACAGCGAGAGGGTCGCGTTCCCCGCGCCGTCTGTCTCCCCCGTCGTGACCGACGAGAGCGTCGCCGTGCCGCTCTTTGCGACCACCGTCGCGCCGGACACGGGCGCGCCCTTCGAGTCGACGACGGTGACGACCACGTCCTGTGTCCCCGGGTCGGTAACTTCCGGATGCGGTTCGACGTCGACTTCGGTCACTTGGAGCGTCTCGATTCCGGAGATGGTGCTCATCATCACGGAGAGGCAGGCCACGCCGACCACCAGCGCGATGACGAGGCGAATCGGCAGCCCTTCGATGGCACGTTCGTCGCGCCACAGCGAGTCTGACATGGGACGGTGTGGTTCCGGATTCGCACTTGAACCCTCGGACGAACGTTCAAGTACCGGAACGGACCAACCGCCGGCATGGTCGTCATCGGACGCGACGGTGTGACGGGGGCGACGGCGCGGCTGGGCCACTATCGGGCCCGTGACGGGAGCCGCGGTGCTGCGGTCGACCTCGACGTCGACCGGCCACACGTCGGCCTCGTCGTCGGCAAGCGCGGGTCGGGGAAGACGTACACGCTCGGGGTCCTCGCCGAGGGGTTGCTGGCCGCCGAGGGGGTCGCGCCCGTCGTCGTCGACCCGATGGGTGCGTTCGCGCCGCTGGACGCCGCGGACGCGTCGGCGACAGTGGTCGACCCCGGTGTCCGTGCGGACGCGCTCGGCCCGCGCCAGTGGTGCACGGTGCTGGGGCTCGACCCGGAACAGGGTGCCGGCGCGCTCGTGTGGCGCGCGGCCAGCGAGCGCGAGACGCTCGACGGGATGCGTGCGTGGGTGACCGACGCGGAGACGACAGCGAGCGCGGGCCGAGCGGCGGCGAACCACCTCGCGCTGGCCGCGTCCTGGGACGTGTTCGACTCGGCGGGCATCGAGACGGAGGCACTGTGTAGCGACGAATTGACGGTGCTCGACCTGTCCGACCTCGGTTCGCGGCCGGCGGGCGCAGTCCTGGCCGCCGTCGCCACCGCGCTGTACGACGCTCGCCTGGCCGAACGGACGAGCCGCCTGCCCTGGCTGCTGGTCGACGAGGCTCACGCGTTTACTGACGGGGTCGCCCGGCGGCCGCTCCGTCGGCTCGTCACGCGGGGCCGCCAGCCCGGCGTCAGTTGCGTGCTGGCGACACAGCGACCCAGCGCCGTGCCGGCGACGACCGTCTCCCAGGCCGACCTGCTCGTGGCTCACCGGCTGACGAGCGCGGCCGACATCGACGCGTTGCAGGCGGTCCAGCCCACGTACCTCGACGGCGACTTCGCGGCCCGACTGCCCGAGGCGACGGGTGACGCGCTCGTCGTCGACGACAGCACCGAGTCCGTCCACCGCGTGACGGTCCGCGAGCGGCGGACGCCCCACGGCGGCGAGACGCCGCGGGCAAGCGCCCTCGACGGTGTCGAGGCCCGAACCGACGGCGGGTTCTGAACTCGCGCTCGCACGACCGATGCGACGGGACTCACACTACCTGGGTGAGCCCATAGGCCAGTCCGATTGCGGCCAGCGCACAGACGAGGGTGCCGACGGCGTTGAGCACGGCCAGCGCCACGTACCCGTCCTCCCACAGCCGGACCGTCCCGACGGAAAAGGAGGAGAACGTCGTGAACGACCCGCACGCGCCAACGCCGACCAGCAGCGCCGCGTCGCCGGCCACGCCGGCGAAGGTCAGCAATCCGAGGACGAAGCTCCCGACGACGTTCACGGTGAACGTCCCGAGCGGGAACGTCTCCCGCTGGACGGCTCCCGCCAGGTAGTGGCGACAGACCGCGCCGATAGCGCCGCCGGTTCCGACCAGGTGCGCCGGCTCGATAGCCACCATCAGCGCTCACCCCTGGCGGATAGACGGACGGCTAGGCGGCCGACGAGGACGCCCGCAAACCCCAGGGCGTAACTTCCGATGACGTTTGCGACGGCCCACTCGGGCGTCAGCACGGTTTCCACCGCGAACGTGCTGTAGGTGGTAAACGAGGAGATGAAGCCCGTCGACGCGGCCAGTTTCGTCTCGCTGGCCAACGCACCGACCTGCAGTCCCTCGTACACCAGGACGCCGAGCGCGAAACTGCCGAGGGCGTTGACCAACAACGTCCCCTGTAACCCCGGCAGAAAGAGGCCGACGAAGTACCGAAGGTTCGAGCCGGCGAACCCGCCGAGACCCACGAGAACGATGG
Proteins encoded in this region:
- a CDS encoding ATP-dependent helicase, translating into MTDSTTEVVRLFGGPGSGKTTALLDRVDELLEDDDVDFRDVLVVSYTRAAAAEIRERLAERLGLSPRALRGNVCTMHAKAYELLNLSRGDVVGEDDKEAFCEEFGIDYEDEYEGSRRRSARSTTLGNKIIATSQWLQRTRRDVADWYDVPFKWDDEEVRLPPEIDDNAQTGNKYTPTWPTDDDRVDVPSVIRGWRTYKGENDLTGFADMLERVAQRSLLPNVDYLIIDEFQDITTLQYDVYQEWKPHMERVLIAGDDDQVVYAWQGADPDLLLEEDVTQDEVLPNSYRLPSRILNVVNREVRHIEKRQEKDLNPRKEGGRVEAVQNPSMFDLSRNVTRTIEQSDETVMVLFRARYQMFQFIDEFIDNGIPFSCLTDQRMWTDRLTQYVNGLEAVEADEPLTVLEARRLADMLVDSAFGTGERDDLFDALEEIDEAHEDQDIADIEIEPDVVREHVPFLPDAASAGDMLRKVTNFQERTVDAYFTGDYTGMDADRVRVGTIHSAKGREADHVFVATDLTEKVVEQMAATVDQQGIEVPGVDEFTKHTSPVPTLTDNERRVFYVGMSRARERLVLLENLVDGAPTLPIDVLLENEPSDRSIDELLDEAGETIAAD
- a CDS encoding RNA ligase partner protein; amino-acid sequence: MVDRPLKQRFVLDTSLFLTPEIRSGDEDLEAACLELLVLISEAKLVHNISCYMPPSIQAELTTMLEDRAISDEVLTKLDTWVITKSPAHHEVRIPADLVYEFIDEMSERVDRGLRVSEKAVRKAEESRAETVEEHDHMTEVDKVISDLRDEYRDTLRQGVLDSREDFDLLILAQELDAGVVTEDQGIINWAEDFGLRYLKGRNFPSLLREYLAADDPDRWRDET
- a CDS encoding DUF7533 family protein, giving the protein MARGLIGTIELMVAVVLAARVTLLGVDNVARGQTAVGAVFLGLAVALLVIEWVAPSPTDIPGAIAGRARNALPGGQSPDRDDD
- a CDS encoding metallophosphoesterase, producing MHVGIVSDTHDNTSLVEAAVETFADAGCETVVHCGDFVAPFSVTPFDRDWSFYAVRGNNDGEWAVQSTVEDFGTYFGEMGELTVDGHDIAVYHGTSGELVDALVECGSYDYVLHGHTHERGHEERGGTERINPGGISIPPAPGPFSVATLSTDTGEIEFHELE
- a CDS encoding type II glyceraldehyde-3-phosphate dehydrogenase, with protein sequence MLHVGINGFGTIGKRVADAVRVQPDMTVAGVAKRSPNFEATIADDRGYDLYAADGREPFDDADLATAGTVHDLIETSDVVVDTTPGGIGAANAPLYAEHDTPAIFQGGEDPDVADVSFNARANYEQAVGADTARVVSCNTTGLSRLLSPLKESYGVEKSRVTLVRRGADPGQTGRGPINDTLPDPVEIPSHHGPDVQTIFPDLDIDTMGMKVPTTQMHTHSVNVTLESEPTTEEVTSLLADESRLFLIPETLGIDGAGKLKEYTRDAGRPRGDVWENCIWAESITVEGRDLYLFQAIHQEADVVPENIDAVRALSGRTASAEKSIRRTDEALGVGRGLVEHDGSPQRVDSHADD
- a CDS encoding aminopeptidase, with protein sequence MDNSSLRAPAETAVKQCLNLQPDESCAVITDDLRKAIGEALYRVAAEVTDDAVFVRYPPGEQHGVEPPAPVAGAMATADVVLAPTTKSLSHTQARTDANDAGARVATLPGISEGVFLMGLDADYHRIEQHCEDVLAQIEAAAEIRVTSPQGTDITFGVGDREWHMDTGIVHEPGEMSNLPAGEVFLAPETADGTFVVDGTMRPHGKLDGKRLTFDVEDGYVTDIDDPDIRTEVEEAAEEVGRDAYNLAELGIGTNVAVTELVGSVLLDEKAGGTVHIAIGDDHAMGGDVHAPIHLDGILTEPTVYADGEVVDLPRANGD
- a CDS encoding SdpI family protein: MVVATPLLVVLTRTATQNLLNRRNNCRGPRKNRAEIASACIVALLPALMVATLVVLKGAFRYDPPDVPQVGTTITVATMAFMATVHGLVLAWNLGYAVPFDLVLAGSLVWAVLIVVYAANGERVHA
- a CDS encoding HVO_0476 family zinc finger protein encodes the protein MTDATPGDRIALPCPACSPDLETVHEVLKPGGHVTVRCTDCDHVHKEQLPDEETLERSVVVSQDGDSFTAEVDVPAGEELSVGEEFLLETEEAVVTARITSLETADGREDEAVADDVQTIWSRAVGNVAVNVTMHPKDGTHDETESFKLHVPGDYEFVVGETEEFGEEEFTVEGIHVRDDAHGYDHQNMDHDGDMGIAKDINRLYVRDESTTAWSAW
- a CDS encoding protein-L-isoaspartate(D-aspartate) O-methyltransferase, translated to MVDWDRQRSRLADRLRSRVSDEAVLAAIRSVPRHLFVPDEERHSAYADRPLPIGSGQTISAPHMVALMAELLDLSPGDRVLEIGTGCGYHAAVTAELVGPENVYSVEYHAPLADAARETLAATGYGEVSVRVGDGKHGWSEYAPYDRTYLACAAPEFPGPLVDQTRDGGVLLAPLGDGRQRLVRATKRADGTLDRADHGGVRFVPLQ
- a CDS encoding protein-L-isoaspartate O-methyltransferase family protein: MDPAVLRDDMVDSLQHDSKGVVRSAWLSTAMRAVPREAFVGEQQAYSDRPFERLGTRVLSPSTAGRVLEALSPEEDDDVLVVGAGVGYTAAVLAEHVGAANVQAIDITRRLVVEARQNLAKAGYDAVLVDRRDGDDGLPEYAPYDRILLEAAAIDPPRALLQQLTDDGRLVMPLGTGEQSLAVVDADGSVERHGTVAFQPMLVEGEQADTVERNRTHREDREHARRAAQSRAGWEQEWIDWDG
- a CDS encoding DUF7382 domain-containing protein, which codes for MSDSLWRDERAIEGLPIRLVIALVVGVACLSVMMSTISGIETLQVTEVDVEPHPEVTDPGTQDVVVTVVDSKGAPVSGATVVAKSGTATLSSVTTGETDGAGNATLSLSPSLGPNQQDGTVTFEVKPPAGSSYEDARSNTDLLVVRSP
- a CDS encoding ATP-binding protein, producing the protein MVVIGRDGVTGATARLGHYRARDGSRGAAVDLDVDRPHVGLVVGKRGSGKTYTLGVLAEGLLAAEGVAPVVVDPMGAFAPLDAADASATVVDPGVRADALGPRQWCTVLGLDPEQGAGALVWRAASERETLDGMRAWVTDAETTASAGRAAANHLALAASWDVFDSAGIETEALCSDELTVLDLSDLGSRPAGAVLAAVATALYDARLAERTSRLPWLLVDEAHAFTDGVARRPLRRLVTRGRQPGVSCVLATQRPSAVPATTVSQADLLVAHRLTSAADIDALQAVQPTYLDGDFAARLPEATGDALVVDDSTESVHRVTVRERRTPHGGETPRASALDGVEARTDGGF
- the crcB gene encoding fluoride efflux transporter CrcB, producing the protein MVAIEPAHLVGTGGAIGAVCRHYLAGAVQRETFPLGTFTVNVVGSFVLGLLTFAGVAGDAALLVGVGACGSFTTFSSFSVGTVRLWEDGYVALAVLNAVGTLVCALAAIGLAYGLTQVV
- a CDS encoding fluoride efflux transporter FluC yields the protein MAETHPLVTVETIVLVGLGGFAGSNLRYFVGLFLPGLQGTLLVNALGSFALGVLVYEGLQVGALASETKLAASTGFISSFTTYSTFAVETVLTPEWAVANVIGSYALGFAGVLVGRLAVRLSARGER